Proteins encoded in a region of the Mycolicibacterium chitae genome:
- the satS gene encoding protein export chaperone SatS, with amino-acid sequence MAADLVPIRLGVTAGDLYTLWAPRWRDGGDEWEAFLGEGDDLYGFTSVADLVAFVRSGADNDLSDHPAWEKLTEANAHRLDPAEDRQFALIAVEELLAEKPTEDSVNSLARTLAVVSSLGSVCELPAVTKFFNGNPTLASVNGGIDEFSGKAGLKRWNNIAAIVGRNWEKVIAAIDEIVTTPGVDTKLSAKAADELAEPAPPAEDELDDDAVAAADETETETETEAAEPAERAAADTVVLGDDEDFWAKVGIDPIRVMTSGGTFYTLRCYFNDRPIFLGRNGRVSVFGSERALARYLADEHDHDLSDLSTYDDIRTAATDGSLDIDITEDNVYVLTELADDLADGPDAVDRDQLELVVEFLRDLGDYSEEDTVDKALDADAPLGRYVDYVLDGTGRKPASYAEAVTQFEKLERFVESRLRSE; translated from the coding sequence ATGGCTGCTGACCTTGTGCCGATCCGCCTCGGCGTGACCGCGGGCGACCTGTACACCCTCTGGGCGCCGCGCTGGCGCGACGGCGGAGACGAGTGGGAGGCATTCCTCGGCGAGGGTGACGACCTCTACGGCTTCACCAGCGTCGCCGATCTGGTGGCGTTCGTCCGCAGCGGCGCGGACAACGATCTGTCCGACCATCCGGCGTGGGAGAAGCTCACCGAGGCCAACGCGCATCGCCTGGACCCGGCCGAGGACCGGCAGTTCGCGCTGATCGCGGTCGAGGAACTGCTCGCCGAGAAGCCCACCGAGGACAGCGTCAACTCGCTGGCCCGCACGCTGGCCGTGGTGTCCTCGCTCGGATCGGTGTGCGAACTGCCCGCGGTCACCAAGTTTTTCAACGGCAACCCCACGCTGGCGTCGGTCAACGGCGGCATCGACGAGTTCTCCGGCAAGGCCGGCCTCAAGCGCTGGAACAACATCGCCGCGATCGTCGGGCGCAACTGGGAAAAGGTGATCGCCGCGATCGACGAGATCGTCACCACCCCCGGGGTCGACACGAAGCTTTCGGCCAAGGCCGCCGATGAGCTCGCCGAGCCCGCGCCCCCGGCGGAGGACGAGCTCGACGACGACGCCGTGGCGGCCGCCGACGAAACCGAGACCGAAACCGAGACCGAGGCCGCCGAACCCGCGGAGCGCGCCGCCGCCGACACCGTGGTGCTCGGCGACGACGAGGACTTCTGGGCCAAGGTGGGCATCGACCCGATCCGGGTGATGACCAGCGGCGGCACGTTCTACACGCTGCGCTGCTACTTCAACGACCGGCCGATCTTCCTGGGCCGCAACGGTCGGGTCAGCGTGTTCGGCTCCGAGCGCGCCCTGGCCCGCTACCTGGCCGACGAGCACGACCACGACCTGTCGGACCTGAGCACCTACGACGACATCCGCACCGCGGCCACCGACGGCTCGCTGGACATCGACATCACCGAGGACAACGTCTACGTGCTCACCGAGTTGGCCGACGATCTGGCCGACGGTCCCGATGCCGTCGACCGCGATCAGCTGGAGCTGGTGGTGGAGTTCCTGCGCGACCTCGGCGACTACTCCGAGGAGGACACCGTCGACAAGGCGCTGGACGCCGACGCCCCGCTGGGCCGCTACGTCGACTACGTGCTCGACGGCACCGGCCGCAAGCCCGCGTCCTACGCCGAGGCCGTCACGCAGTTCGAGAAGCTGGAACGCTTCGTCGAATCCCGCTTGCGCAGCGAGTGA
- a CDS encoding adenosine deaminase: MSTPLSLDRIQHAPKALLHDHLDGGLRPATVLELADQFGYDDLPATELDALTEFFRTAAHSGSLERYLEPFAHTVGVMQTAEALHRVAYECVEDLAADNVVYAEIRFAPELHIDGGLSLDEVVDAVLAGFVDGERAAAGTGRAITVRCLVTAMRHAARSREIAELAIRFRDRGVVGFDIAGAEAGYPPTRHLDAFEYMRGNNARFTIHAGEAFGLPSIHEAIAFCGADRLGHGVRIVDDITVDEDGTAKLGRLASILRDKRIPLEMCPTSNVQTGAAASIAEHPFDKLARLRFRVTVNTDNRLISDTSMSQEMARLVEAFGYGWSDLERFTINAMKSAFIPFPERLAIIDDVIKPRYAVLVG, translated from the coding sequence ATGAGTACGCCGCTGAGTCTGGACCGGATCCAACACGCCCCCAAGGCCCTGCTGCATGACCACCTCGACGGGGGACTGCGCCCCGCCACGGTGCTCGAGCTCGCCGACCAGTTCGGCTATGACGACCTGCCCGCCACCGAGCTCGACGCGCTGACCGAGTTCTTCCGCACCGCCGCGCACAGCGGCTCGCTGGAGCGCTACCTCGAACCGTTCGCGCACACCGTCGGCGTGATGCAGACCGCCGAGGCGCTGCACCGCGTCGCCTATGAATGCGTGGAGGATCTGGCCGCCGACAACGTCGTCTACGCCGAGATCCGGTTTGCCCCCGAACTGCACATCGACGGCGGGCTGTCACTGGACGAGGTGGTCGACGCCGTGTTGGCCGGGTTCGTCGACGGTGAACGCGCCGCGGCCGGCACCGGCCGGGCCATCACGGTGCGCTGCCTGGTCACCGCCATGCGCCACGCGGCCCGCTCCCGCGAGATCGCCGAGCTGGCCATCCGGTTCCGCGACCGCGGCGTGGTGGGCTTCGACATCGCCGGCGCCGAGGCGGGCTACCCGCCCACGCGGCACCTCGACGCGTTCGAATACATGCGGGGCAACAACGCGCGCTTCACGATTCACGCCGGCGAGGCGTTCGGCCTGCCGTCCATTCACGAGGCCATCGCGTTCTGCGGCGCCGACCGGCTGGGCCACGGGGTGCGCATCGTCGACGACATCACCGTCGACGAGGACGGCACGGCGAAGCTGGGCCGGCTGGCCTCGATCCTGCGCGACAAGCGCATCCCGCTGGAGATGTGCCCGACGTCCAACGTCCAGACCGGCGCGGCGGCCTCGATCGCCGAGCATCCGTTCGACAAGCTGGCGCGGTTGCGGTTCCGCGTGACCGTCAACACCGACAACCGGCTGATCAGCGACACCAGCATGAGCCAGGAGATGGCGCGGCTGGTCGAGGCGTTCGGTTACGGCTGGAGCGATCTGGAGCGGTTCACCATCAACGCGATGAAGTCGGCGTTCATCCCGTTCCCCGAGCGCCTCGCGATCATCGACGACGTGATCAAGCCGCGCTACGCCGTGCTCGTCGGGTGA
- a CDS encoding thymidine phosphorylase: MDTPTFDAPSVIATKRDGGALSDAQIDWIIDGYTHGRVAEEQMSALLMAIYLRGMTPAEIARWTAAMVGSGQRFDFTDLRRDGKPLALVDKHSTGGVGDKITIPLLPVVMACGGAVPQASGRGLGHTGGTLDKLEAIRGFSAELSKNQIRQQLCEQGAAIFAAGELAPADRKIYALRDVTATVGSLPLIASSVMSKKLAEGARALVLDVKVGRGAFLKTEPESRELAQTMVDLGNANGVPTRALLTDMNRPLGYAVGNAIEVAESLDVLAGGGPADVVALTLELATEMLAAAGIDGVDPADTLRDGSAMDRFRALIAAQGGDLSVALPVGAASETVTADRAGVLGDLDAMGVAMAAWRLGAGRASPGEPVQAGAGVRIHRRPGEPVAAGEAVFTLYTDTPERLRPALAELDGAWSVRDTAPPELPLVIDRLG; the protein is encoded by the coding sequence ATCGACACCCCAACCTTCGACGCCCCCTCGGTCATCGCGACCAAGCGCGACGGCGGCGCGCTGTCCGACGCGCAGATCGACTGGATCATCGACGGCTACACGCACGGCCGCGTCGCCGAGGAGCAGATGTCGGCGCTGCTGATGGCGATCTACCTGCGCGGTATGACGCCCGCCGAGATCGCCCGGTGGACCGCAGCCATGGTGGGCTCCGGGCAGCGGTTCGACTTCACTGACCTGCGCCGCGACGGCAAGCCGCTGGCGCTGGTCGACAAGCACTCCACCGGCGGGGTCGGCGACAAGATCACCATCCCGCTGCTGCCGGTCGTGATGGCCTGCGGCGGGGCGGTGCCGCAGGCCTCCGGACGTGGCCTCGGCCACACCGGCGGGACCCTCGACAAGCTCGAGGCCATCCGGGGCTTCAGCGCCGAGCTGTCGAAAAACCAGATCCGCCAGCAACTTTGCGAGCAGGGTGCGGCCATCTTCGCCGCCGGCGAGCTGGCCCCGGCCGACCGCAAGATCTACGCGCTGCGCGACGTCACCGCCACCGTCGGCTCGCTGCCGTTGATCGCCAGCTCGGTGATGAGCAAGAAGCTCGCCGAGGGCGCCCGCGCGCTGGTCCTCGACGTCAAAGTGGGCCGCGGCGCATTCCTGAAGACCGAACCCGAATCGCGCGAGCTGGCCCAGACCATGGTGGACCTCGGCAACGCCAACGGCGTCCCGACCCGCGCGCTGCTCACCGACATGAACCGCCCGCTCGGATACGCCGTCGGCAACGCGATCGAGGTCGCCGAATCCCTCGACGTGCTCGCCGGCGGGGGACCGGCCGATGTCGTCGCCCTGACGTTGGAGCTGGCCACCGAGATGCTGGCCGCCGCCGGCATCGACGGTGTGGACCCCGCCGACACGCTGCGCGACGGGTCGGCGATGGACCGGTTCCGGGCCCTGATCGCCGCCCAGGGTGGCGACCTGAGCGTCGCGCTGCCCGTCGGCGCGGCCAGCGAGACCGTCACCGCCGACCGCGCCGGCGTGCTGGGCGACCTCGACGCGATGGGCGTGGCGATGGCTGCCTGGCGCCTGGGCGCCGGGCGGGCCAGTCCCGGCGAGCCGGTGCAGGCCGGCGCCGGGGTGCGCATCCACCGCCGGCCGGGCGAGCCGGTGGCCGCCGGGGAGGCGGTGTTCACGCTCTACACCGACACCCCGGAGCGGCTGCGGCCCGCGCTGGCCGAGCTCGACGGCGCATGGTCCGTGCGCGACACCGCGCCGCCCGAGCTGCCGTTGGTGATCGATCGCCTCGGTTAG
- a CDS encoding cytidine deaminase codes for MPAEVDWKALRDKAIEVSARAYAPYSGFPVGAAALVDDHRIVAGCNVENVSYGLGLCAECAVVCALHSGGGGRLVALACVGPDGEVLMPCGRCRQVLLEHGGPELLIDHPRGPRTLGELLPDAFGPQDLERS; via the coding sequence GTGCCTGCTGAGGTGGACTGGAAAGCGCTGCGGGACAAGGCTATCGAGGTAAGTGCGCGGGCCTACGCGCCGTACTCCGGCTTCCCGGTGGGCGCCGCGGCACTGGTGGACGATCATCGAATCGTCGCCGGATGCAATGTGGAGAATGTCTCATATGGCCTAGGTCTCTGTGCCGAGTGCGCTGTGGTCTGCGCCCTGCATTCCGGCGGCGGCGGGCGACTGGTGGCGCTGGCGTGCGTCGGTCCCGACGGCGAGGTGTTGATGCCCTGCGGGCGCTGCCGGCAGGTGCTGCTCGAGCACGGCGGGCCCGAGTTGCTCATCGACCACCCGCGCGGGCCGCGCACCTTGGGTGAGCTGCTGCCCGACGCGTTCGGGCCGCAGGATCTCGAGCGCAGCTGA
- the sdhC gene encoding succinate dehydrogenase, cytochrome b556 subunit produces MTTAAQAEPAHTDRPRRRTLYRGDPGMWSWVLHRITGATIFFFLFVHVLDTALVRVSPQAYNEVIETYKTPLVGLMEVGLVAAVLFHALNGLRVIAVDFWSEGPRHQRKMLAGVGIIWLVVMVPALVVLGMHMAERFL; encoded by the coding sequence ATGACGACAGCGGCACAAGCCGAGCCGGCGCACACTGACCGGCCGCGACGTCGCACCCTGTACCGGGGCGACCCAGGCATGTGGTCCTGGGTTCTGCACCGCATCACCGGTGCAACGATTTTCTTCTTCCTGTTCGTGCACGTGCTCGACACTGCACTGGTCCGCGTCAGCCCGCAGGCCTATAACGAAGTCATCGAGACCTACAAGACCCCGCTGGTGGGGTTGATGGAGGTCGGTCTGGTGGCCGCGGTGCTGTTCCACGCCCTCAACGGGCTGCGGGTGATCGCGGTCGACTTCTGGTCCGAGGGTCCGCGCCATCAGCGCAAGATGCTCGCCGGAGTCGGCATCATTTGGTTGGTGGTCATGGTCCCGGCCCTGGTGGTCCTGGGCATGCATATGGCGGAGAGGTTCCTGTGA
- a CDS encoding succinate dehydrogenase hydrophobic membrane anchor subunit has protein sequence MSSVEQPRIRPVAPVLETSFDRPAALDNPRAPRRPGGMPNFEKYAWLFMRFSGIALVFLALGHLFIMLMWQDGVYRIDFNYVAQRWASPFWQTWDLLLLWLAQLHGGNGMRTIIADYTRKDSTRFWLNALLALSMIFTLVLGTYVLLTFDANIA, from the coding sequence GTGAGCAGCGTCGAACAGCCCCGCATCCGACCGGTGGCACCGGTCCTGGAGACCAGCTTCGACCGTCCGGCGGCGCTGGACAACCCGCGCGCGCCGCGGCGGCCCGGCGGCATGCCGAACTTCGAGAAGTACGCATGGCTGTTCATGCGGTTCTCCGGCATCGCGCTGGTCTTCCTGGCCCTGGGCCACCTGTTCATCATGCTGATGTGGCAGGACGGCGTGTACCGGATCGACTTCAACTACGTCGCCCAGCGCTGGGCCTCGCCGTTCTGGCAGACCTGGGACCTGCTGCTGCTGTGGCTGGCCCAGCTGCACGGCGGCAACGGCATGCGCACCATCATCGCCGACTACACCCGCAAGGACTCCACCCGATTCTGGCTGAACGCCTTGTTGGCGCTGTCGATGATCTTCACGCTGGTACTGGGTACCTACGTCCTGCTGACCTTCGACGCCAACATCGCCTGA
- the sdhA gene encoding succinate dehydrogenase flavoprotein subunit, which translates to MIQEHRYDVVIVGAGGAGMRAAVEAGPRARTAVLTKLYPTRSHTGAAQGGMCAALANVEEDNWEWHTFDTVKGGDYLADQDAVEIMAKEAIDAVLDLEKMGMPFNRTPEGRIDQRRFGGHTRDHGKAPVRRACYAADRTGHMILQTLYQNCVKHDVEFFNEFYALDLILTETPGGPVATGIVAYELATGDIHVFHAKAIVFATGGSGRMYKTTSNAHTLTGDGLGIVFRKGLPLEDMEFHQFHPTGLAGLGILISEAVRGEGGRLLNADGERFMERYAPTIVDLAPRDIVARSMVLEVLEGRGAGPNKDYVYIDVRHLGEEVLEAKLPDITEFARTYLGVDPVKELVPVYPTCHYVMGGIPTTVTGQVLRDNNNTVPGLYAAGECACVSVHGANRLGTNSLLDINVFGRRAGIAAAEYAANNDFVDLPPQPEGMVTGWVSHILSEHGHERVADIRGALQQSMDNNAAVFRTEETLKQALTDIHALKERYSRITVHDKGKRYNSDLLEAIELGFLLELAEVTVVGALNRKESRGGHAREDYPNRDDTNYLRHTMAYKEGTDLLSDIRLDYKPVVQTRYEPMERKY; encoded by the coding sequence ATGATTCAAGAGCATCGCTATGACGTCGTCATCGTCGGTGCCGGCGGGGCCGGCATGCGCGCCGCCGTCGAGGCCGGTCCGCGAGCACGGACGGCAGTGCTGACCAAGCTGTACCCGACGCGCAGCCACACCGGCGCCGCGCAGGGCGGCATGTGCGCCGCGCTGGCCAACGTCGAGGAAGACAACTGGGAGTGGCACACCTTCGACACCGTCAAGGGCGGCGACTACCTCGCCGACCAGGACGCCGTCGAGATCATGGCCAAGGAGGCCATCGACGCGGTGCTGGACCTCGAGAAGATGGGGATGCCGTTCAACCGCACCCCGGAGGGCCGCATCGATCAGCGTCGCTTCGGCGGTCACACCCGTGACCACGGCAAGGCCCCGGTGCGTCGCGCCTGCTACGCCGCGGACCGCACCGGCCACATGATCCTGCAGACGCTGTACCAAAACTGCGTCAAGCACGACGTGGAGTTCTTCAACGAGTTCTACGCGCTGGACCTGATCCTCACCGAGACCCCCGGCGGCCCGGTGGCCACCGGAATCGTCGCCTACGAGTTGGCGACCGGGGACATCCATGTGTTCCACGCCAAGGCGATCGTCTTCGCCACCGGCGGGTCGGGCCGGATGTACAAGACCACCTCGAATGCGCACACCCTGACCGGCGACGGCCTGGGCATCGTGTTCCGCAAGGGACTCCCGTTGGAGGACATGGAATTCCACCAGTTCCATCCGACGGGCCTGGCCGGCCTGGGCATCCTGATCTCGGAGGCCGTGCGCGGCGAGGGCGGGCGACTGCTCAACGCCGACGGCGAACGGTTCATGGAGCGCTACGCCCCCACCATCGTCGACCTGGCGCCCCGCGACATCGTCGCGCGGTCCATGGTCCTCGAGGTGCTCGAGGGCCGCGGCGCGGGACCGAACAAGGACTACGTCTACATCGACGTGCGCCACCTCGGCGAGGAGGTGCTGGAAGCCAAGCTGCCCGACATCACCGAGTTCGCCCGCACCTACCTGGGCGTGGACCCGGTCAAGGAACTGGTGCCGGTCTACCCGACGTGTCACTACGTCATGGGTGGCATCCCGACCACCGTCACCGGGCAGGTGCTGCGCGACAACAACAACACCGTGCCGGGCCTGTACGCCGCGGGCGAATGCGCCTGCGTGTCGGTGCACGGCGCCAACCGGTTGGGCACCAACTCGCTGTTGGACATCAACGTGTTCGGCCGGCGCGCGGGCATCGCCGCGGCCGAGTACGCCGCCAACAACGACTTCGTGGATCTGCCGCCGCAGCCGGAAGGCATGGTCACCGGCTGGGTTTCGCACATCCTCAGCGAGCACGGCCACGAGCGGGTCGCCGACATCCGCGGCGCGCTGCAGCAGTCGATGGACAACAACGCCGCGGTGTTCCGCACCGAGGAGACGTTGAAGCAGGCGCTCACCGACATCCATGCGCTCAAGGAGCGCTACTCGCGAATCACGGTGCACGACAAGGGCAAGCGCTACAACAGCGACCTGCTCGAGGCCATCGAACTCGGCTTCCTGCTGGAGTTGGCCGAGGTGACCGTGGTCGGGGCGCTCAACCGCAAGGAGTCCCGCGGCGGCCACGCCCGCGAGGACTACCCCAACCGTGACGACACCAACTACCTGCGTCACACCATGGCCTACAAGGAAGGCACCGACCTGCTTTCGGACATCCGGCTGGACTACAAGCCCGTGGTCCAGACCCGGTACGAGCCAATGGAACGGAAGTACTGA
- a CDS encoding succinate dehydrogenase iron-sulfur subunit, translated as MSAPVIDKPEAGDPPLPPIPDGAVMVTLKIARFNPENPDAAGFQSFRVPCLPTDRLLNLLIYVKSYLDGTLTFRRSCAHGVCGSDAMRINGVNRLACKVLMRDMLPKKASKQLTITIEPIRGLPVEKDLVVDMEPFFDAYRAVKPFLVTSGNPPTRERIQSQTDRARYDDTTKCILCACCTTSCPVFWSEGSYFGPAAIVNAHRFIFDSRDEAAAERLDILNEVDGVWRCRTTFNCTESCPRGIEVTKAIQEVKRALMFAR; from the coding sequence ATGAGTGCACCCGTCATCGACAAGCCCGAAGCCGGGGATCCACCGCTGCCCCCGATCCCCGACGGCGCCGTCATGGTCACGCTGAAGATCGCGCGGTTCAACCCGGAGAACCCGGATGCGGCCGGATTCCAGAGCTTCCGGGTGCCGTGCCTGCCGACCGACCGGCTGCTGAACCTGCTGATCTACGTCAAGAGCTACCTCGACGGCACGCTGACCTTCCGCCGGTCCTGCGCGCACGGCGTGTGCGGTTCGGACGCGATGCGGATCAACGGGGTCAACCGGTTGGCCTGCAAGGTGCTGATGCGCGACATGCTGCCGAAGAAGGCCAGCAAGCAGCTGACCATCACCATCGAGCCCATCCGCGGTCTGCCCGTCGAGAAGGACCTCGTGGTGGACATGGAGCCGTTCTTCGACGCCTACCGCGCGGTCAAGCCGTTCCTGGTCACCAGCGGCAATCCGCCCACCCGGGAACGCATCCAGAGCCAGACCGACCGGGCCCGCTACGACGACACCACCAAGTGCATCCTGTGCGCCTGCTGCACCACCAGCTGCCCGGTGTTCTGGAGCGAGGGTTCGTACTTCGGACCGGCGGCGATCGTCAACGCCCACCGGTTCATCTTCGACTCGCGCGACGAGGCCGCGGCCGAACGGCTCGACATCCTCAACGAGGTCGACGGGGTGTGGCGCTGCCGCACCACCTTCAACTGCACGGAGTCCTGCCCGCGCGGCATCGAGGTCACCAAGGCGATCCAGGAGGTCAAGCGCGCGCTGATGTTCGCGCGCTGA
- a CDS encoding PTS sugar transporter subunit IIA — MAGLSELLSEERIALDVAADSWQEAIRAAGGLLERDGVAEAAYTQSMITNVEDNGPYIVVAPGFAFAHARPSEAVHSTGMSWVRLSAPVEFGHKTNDPVTLVVALAATDAGAHNTAMAQLAKVLGDPTRRAALDTAATPAELLGVLGGSATAAPAAAKQGTNLILTVCGNGLGTSLFLKSTLEQVLQTWGWDRYIAVEATDTISAKGKAAGADLILTSGEIAKTLGDVGIPVKVIENFSSTTEVDAALRDSYDV; from the coding sequence ATGGCCGGCCTGTCCGAACTGCTGTCCGAAGAACGCATCGCCCTCGACGTGGCTGCCGACAGCTGGCAGGAGGCGATCCGCGCCGCCGGCGGGCTCCTCGAACGCGACGGCGTCGCCGAGGCCGCCTACACGCAGTCGATGATCACCAACGTCGAGGACAACGGCCCCTACATCGTGGTGGCGCCGGGCTTCGCGTTCGCCCACGCCCGCCCGTCGGAGGCCGTGCACAGCACCGGGATGTCCTGGGTGCGCTTGAGCGCCCCAGTGGAATTCGGCCACAAGACAAATGACCCGGTGACGCTCGTGGTGGCCCTGGCCGCCACCGACGCCGGGGCGCACAACACCGCCATGGCGCAGCTGGCCAAGGTGCTCGGCGACCCGACCCGGCGCGCCGCGCTGGACACCGCGGCCACCCCGGCCGAGTTGCTGGGAGTCCTGGGCGGCTCCGCGACCGCAGCGCCCGCCGCCGCCAAGCAGGGCACGAACCTGATCCTGACGGTGTGCGGAAACGGCCTGGGCACCAGCCTCTTTCTGAAGAGCACCCTCGAACAGGTGCTGCAGACCTGGGGCTGGGACCGCTACATCGCCGTCGAGGCCACCGACACCATCTCGGCCAAGGGAAAGGCCGCCGGCGCCGACTTGATCCTGACCTCGGGTGAGATCGCCAAAACCCTGGGCGACGTGGGAATCCCGGTCAAGGTCATCGAGAACTTCAGCTCCACCACCGAGGTCGACGCGGCACTGCGCGACTCCTACGACGTCTAG